In Candidatus Aegiribacteria sp., the genomic window TTGGACGAACCTCTCCTAGTTTCCACAGCTCTGGAAGTTGTTTTACAAATTCTTCCATTGATTGCCTGTTACTAGTTTCGGAATCTGCATTTCTGTTATGCAATTCCGATAAACTGGTCTGAGCTTCACGCATTCTTTTCAGCAATAAAACTGGATCTAGACTCTCGAGCTGTTCCTTCAGATTCTCCTTTACTTTCATATCAACCCTGGGATCTGCCAGAAGGCGTTCACATGGCGTAGTTGGAGTGTCGTATATCTTTCTGACTTTTGACCCTTCACGGATCTTCTCCTGAAGTTTAAAAGATGGCTGGAA contains:
- a CDS encoding transposase, whose protein sequence is FQPSFKLQEKIREGSKVRKIYDTPTTPCERLLADPRVDMKVKENLKEQLESLDPVLLLKRMREAQTSLSELHNRNADSETSNRQSMEEFVKQLPELWKLGEVRPTHRKKPQKPHTWRTRKDPFELVFPLILKWLESEPDRTAKELFLRLQKKYPGEFRDCQLRTLQRRVKAWRSRMARNLLKLYTYEEMNTEEVTTTIAR